A DNA window from Boseongicola sp. contains the following coding sequences:
- a CDS encoding hydroxyacid dehydrogenase: protein MSNGELIIYQTEDGLAQINLTAIDGTVWLTQDEIADLFDKGRSTVTEHIQNILTDGELDENSVCRNFRRTAKDGKDYSVLHYNLDMILAVGFRVRSPRGTQFRRWANTVLKEYLVKGFAMDDERLKQADKWDYFDEWLARIRDIRASEKRFYQKVKDLYATAVDYDKTSEQAQLFFKKVQNKMLWAVTGKTAAELIADRSDPEKVNMGLTSFKGAIVRKGDIGTAKNYLQQDEIDELNRIVTMYLDYAEDQARKRKTISMDGWADKLDAFLEFNERDLLTHAGKLKMEVAQKLAAERYDEFDTKRKEAEAIAADEEDIKELETLEKKLTKRGGGDE from the coding sequence ATGAGCAACGGCGAATTAATCATCTACCAAACAGAGGATGGGCTTGCCCAGATTAACTTAACGGCTATTGATGGTACGGTCTGGCTAACGCAGGATGAAATAGCAGATCTGTTTGATAAAGGCAGGTCTACGGTTACAGAGCACATCCAAAATATCCTGACAGACGGCGAATTGGACGAAAATTCAGTTTGTCGGAATTTCCGACGAACTGCCAAAGATGGTAAGGATTACAGTGTCTTACACTACAATCTGGATATGATTCTGGCTGTTGGTTTCCGTGTAAGATCACCTCGAGGCACGCAATTCCGCCGTTGGGCCAATACTGTTTTGAAGGAGTATCTGGTCAAAGGCTTTGCTATGGATGATGAGCGCCTCAAGCAAGCTGATAAATGGGATTACTTTGATGAGTGGCTTGCTCGTATCCGTGACATTCGGGCATCTGAAAAACGCTTCTATCAAAAAGTAAAAGATCTGTACGCTACGGCTGTAGATTACGATAAAACCTCTGAACAGGCGCAGCTCTTTTTCAAGAAAGTACAAAACAAGATGCTCTGGGCGGTAACGGGTAAAACCGCTGCGGAATTGATTGCTGATCGGAGTGATCCCGAAAAAGTGAATATGGGCCTGACTTCTTTCAAAGGCGCTATCGTCAGGAAGGGAGATATTGGCACCGCCAAAAACTACCTACAGCAAGATGAAATTGACGAGCTTAATCGTATTGTCACCATGTATTTAGATTACGCAGAAGATCAGGCGCGAAAACGCAAAACTATCAGCATGGATGGCTGGGCAGATAAACTGGATGCGTTTCTTGAGTTCAACGAGCGGGACTTGTTGACTCATGCTGGAAAACTCAAAATGGAAGTTGCTCAAAAGCTTGCAGCAGAGCGCTACGACGAATTTGATACCAAGCGAAAAGAAGCGGAGGCCATTGCTGCTGACGAAGAAGATATCAAAGAATTAGAGACCCTCGAAAAGAAACTAACAAAACGTGGGGGTGGCGATGAGTAA
- a CDS encoding type I restriction-modification system subunit M → MTNEAIKQQDVNNAAWAACDTFRGVMDAAGYKDYILVMLFLKYISDVWKDHYEEYRKQYGDDDVRIRRKLERERFILPKDASFYDLYEKRNEANIGELINIALDSIETSNKGKLEGVFRNIDFNSEANLGKTKDRNRRLKMLLEDFHKPQLDMRPSRISEDVIGNVYIYLIERFASDAGKKAGEFYTPHKVSELVAKLCKPKVGARICDPACGSGGLLIEAVKAVGDRNYSIYGMEVNGSTWALCRMNMFLHGADSARIEWCNTLTSPTLVENDRLMKFDNIVANPPFSLDKWGADEAEADTYNRFWRGVPPKSKGDYAFISHMIEAAVEKEGRVAIVVPHGVLFRGAAEGRIREKLIKDNLLDAVIGLPGNLFPTTSIPVAILIFDRSREKGGANENRKDVLFIDASQDYQPGKNQNALMDENMEKILNAYEAREEIEKYAHLASYGELKENDFNLNIPRYVDTFEEEAEIDIEAVQQEIDTLEGELAEVRGKMANLLKEVAA, encoded by the coding sequence ATGACGAATGAAGCAATTAAACAACAAGACGTAAATAACGCTGCATGGGCTGCTTGTGACACCTTTCGTGGCGTGATGGATGCAGCTGGTTACAAGGATTATATCCTTGTGATGCTGTTCCTGAAATACATCTCGGATGTATGGAAGGATCATTATGAGGAATATCGCAAGCAATACGGTGATGACGATGTGCGTATTCGCCGCAAGCTAGAGCGTGAACGTTTTATCCTACCCAAAGATGCAAGTTTTTACGACCTGTATGAAAAGCGCAATGAAGCCAATATTGGTGAGCTGATTAACATTGCACTGGACTCAATTGAGACATCCAATAAAGGCAAGCTGGAAGGCGTATTTCGTAATATTGATTTTAACTCAGAAGCTAATCTGGGTAAAACCAAGGACCGTAACCGTCGCCTAAAAATGCTGTTGGAAGACTTCCACAAGCCACAGCTTGATATGCGTCCAAGTCGCATTTCCGAAGATGTTATCGGTAATGTTTATATTTACCTGATCGAACGCTTTGCCTCTGATGCAGGCAAAAAGGCTGGAGAGTTCTACACCCCGCACAAAGTGTCTGAGCTGGTTGCCAAACTGTGCAAGCCAAAGGTTGGTGCTCGCATCTGCGACCCGGCATGCGGTTCGGGTGGCTTATTGATTGAAGCTGTCAAGGCTGTCGGTGACCGCAACTACTCTATCTATGGAATGGAAGTGAACGGCAGCACATGGGCTTTGTGCCGCATGAATATGTTCCTGCATGGTGCCGACTCTGCCCGGATTGAATGGTGCAATACGCTGACTTCACCAACATTGGTGGAAAATGATCGTCTAATGAAATTCGACAATATCGTCGCTAACCCACCATTCTCGCTTGATAAGTGGGGCGCTGACGAAGCTGAGGCTGACACATATAACCGCTTCTGGCGCGGCGTGCCGCCAAAATCAAAAGGTGACTACGCCTTTATTAGTCACATGATTGAAGCAGCCGTGGAAAAAGAAGGTCGCGTTGCCATCGTTGTACCGCATGGGGTTCTTTTCCGTGGCGCTGCCGAGGGGCGCATTCGCGAAAAACTGATCAAAGATAATTTGCTGGATGCCGTCATTGGCCTGCCGGGCAATCTGTTCCCGACAACATCAATCCCCGTCGCTATTTTGATTTTCGACCGCTCCCGCGAAAAAGGCGGCGCTAACGAAAATCGTAAGGACGTTCTTTTCATTGATGCTAGCCAAGATTACCAGCCGGGCAAAAACCAAAATGCCCTGATGGATGAAAATATGGAGAAAATCCTAAACGCCTACGAAGCGCGTGAAGAGATTGAAAAATACGCTCATTTGGCAAGCTATGGCGAACTGAAAGAAAATGACTTTAACCTGAACATCCCACGCTATGTCGACACCTTCGAAGAAGAGGCAGAAATCGATATCGAAGCTGTTCAGCAAGAAATCGATACGCTCGAAGGTGAGTTGGCAGAAGTACGTGGCAAGATGGCTAACCTTCTAAAGGAGGTGGCAGCATGA
- a CDS encoding restriction endonuclease subunit S, giving the protein MFYIRLMLTVIELQSFVEMILKLKDVATVSSGVTFRSRIEASKDGSVRVIQMKDLGDDNFVHLSESIHIDHTKPKSNQLAKLGDIIFRSRGQTNTAALLNEDVESTIVAAPLFRVRPDVKKVVPEFLLWWINQPSSQSYLASRSKGTMVKMVSKQGLEDLEVNLPSLGQQKKVAEFFSLSMREQQLLEEIKNRKAIYTQGILMQMASESRQTASNKKPGFDAVTSTPGQTQSRARN; this is encoded by the coding sequence ATGTTCTATATTAGATTGATGTTAACAGTAATCGAATTACAGAGTTTTGTCGAGATGATTTTAAAGTTAAAAGATGTAGCCACTGTTTCATCAGGAGTGACGTTTCGCTCTCGGATTGAGGCATCCAAGGATGGTAGCGTTAGGGTCATTCAGATGAAAGATCTTGGTGACGACAACTTCGTGCACCTGAGTGAAAGCATCCACATCGACCACACCAAACCTAAGTCGAATCAGCTTGCCAAGTTAGGGGATATTATTTTCCGCTCTCGTGGCCAGACAAATACTGCTGCACTACTGAATGAGGATGTAGAGAGCACAATTGTGGCAGCGCCATTATTCCGTGTACGGCCAGATGTAAAAAAGGTCGTGCCAGAATTTCTGCTTTGGTGGATCAACCAACCGTCTTCACAGTCTTACCTTGCGTCTAGATCAAAAGGCACCATGGTCAAAATGGTCAGCAAGCAGGGCTTAGAGGATTTGGAAGTTAATCTGCCTTCATTAGGGCAGCAAAAAAAAGTGGCTGAGTTTTTCAGTCTCTCCATGCGAGAGCAGCAACTCTTAGAAGAGATTAAAAATCGCAAAGCGATCTACACCCAAGGAATTTTGATGCAGATGGCATCAGAATCTCGCCAAACCGCGAGTAATAAAAAACCCGGCTTCGATGCGGTAACATCTACTCCGGGTCAAACTCAGTCAAGAGCAAGGAATTAA
- a CDS encoding DUF2188 domain-containing protein, protein MTRGKNQHVVKHPDGWAVKGAGNSKATKVTDTQKEAIERAEQIARNQQSDTKVHGRDGKIRAGNSYGNDPYPPKDTK, encoded by the coding sequence ATGACACGAGGAAAAAATCAACATGTAGTGAAGCACCCCGACGGATGGGCCGTTAAGGGCGCAGGTAATAGCAAGGCAACAAAGGTCACCGATACGCAGAAAGAAGCGATTGAACGTGCCGAACAAATTGCCCGCAACCAACAATCCGATACCAAAGTCCATGGCCGTGACGGCAAAATCAGAGCCGGAAACAGCTATGGCAACGACCCGTACCCACCGAAAGATACGAAATAA